A part of Bufo bufo chromosome 7, aBufBuf1.1, whole genome shotgun sequence genomic DNA contains:
- the LOC121007548 gene encoding E3 ubiquitin/ISG15 ligase TRIM25-like, with the protein MASADLRAELDCSICLSLYTDPVSLTCGHYFCSSCIVSALDAQEAAGVYSCPDCREEYPERPALEKNRKLGNIVERFLSAQPDMEETRIFCTYCTKSPVPAVRTCLQCEISMCHKHLGAHNKSVDHILTEPTRSLGIKKCSLHKKVLELYCPQDAAFVCVFCCLVGEHRGHQVELLDEASEKKKKKLRKYLEELNPQKAKIQTRLQNLQDRQRNIQEKASDKRKKVRKLFMDIKEQLEMAEKKALSEISRQEEKIVSQISDLIKKLEIEEEELSRKMRHVEEMCHVTNPIRLLQESDITVCGRGDDEDTGGDGGNTRSEDDLDEVLISLTLHRSMRDIVTNVTSEFGLHVPDILLDEDTAHRHVKISEDRKTAASAEEKQNRPESPGRFLDRSQVLSRCGLSSGRHYWEVEWDQKGGCNIGLSYPSIERKGQQSSIRCNDKSWCLVMSDAGCEAYHRSVGFPLSVDRTCPRLGVFLDYEAGRLSFYQLCDPIRHLHTFTASFSQPLHVVFCVWPGASVRIIS; encoded by the coding sequence ATGGCGTCTGCTGACCTGAGGGCCGAGCTGGACTGCTCCATCTGCCTGAGCCTCTATACAGATCCTGTATCCCTGACATGTGGACACTACTTCTGCAGCTCGTGTATTGTGAGTGCGCTGGATGCGCAGGAGGCAGCTGGAGTGTATTCCTGTCCTGACTGCAGAGAAGAATATCCGGAGCGTCCGGCCCTGGAGAAGAACAGGAAGCTGGGGAACATAGTGGAGCGTTTCTTATCTGCTCAGCCTGATATGGAGGAGACCAGGATCTTCTGTACTTACTGTACTAAGTCTCCTGTACCGGCTGTGAGGACATGTCTGCAGTGTGAGATCTCCATGTGCCATAAACATCTCGGAGCCCATAACAAGTCAGTGGATCATATATTAACAGAACCCACCAGATCCTTGGGCATCAAAAAATGTTCCCTCCACAAGAAGGTTCTGGAGTTATACTGCCCGCAGGACGCagcttttgtgtgtgtgttttgctGTCTGGTCGGCGAGCACAGGGGACACCAGGTGGAACTTCTAGATGAGGCGtctgagaagaagaagaagaaactgAGGAAATATCTGGAGGAACTAAACCCACAAAAAGCAAAAATTCAGACAAGACTTCAGAATCTGCAGGATCGTCAGAGGAATATCCAGGAGAAGGCCTCTGATAAGAGGAAGAAGGTCAGGAAGTTATTTATGGACATTAAGGAGCAACTGGAAATGGCAGAAAAGAAAGCGCTGAGCGAGATCTCCAGGCAGGAGGAGAAGATTGTGTCCCAGATATCTGATCTGATCAAGAAGCTGGAAATAGAGGAGGAAGAGCTGTCCAGGAAGATGCGTCACGTGGAGGAGATGTGTCATGTCACCAACCCAATAAGACTCCTACAAGAAAGTGACATTACAGTATGTGGTCGTGGAGATGATGAAGACACAGGGGGAGATGGTGGAAATACCAGGTCTGAGGATGATCTGGATGAGGTTCTGATCTCTCTGACCTTACACCGATCTATGAGGGATATTGTCACCAATGTCACATCAGAGTTCGGGCTCCATGTTCCAGACATATTGCTGGATGAGGACACTGCTCATAGACATGTGAAGATATCAGAAGATCGGAAAACAGCAGCAAGTGCAgaagaaaaacagaacagaccAGAATCACCGGGAAGGTTCCTGGATCGGTCCCAGGTGTTAAGCAGATGTGGCCTCTCCTCAGGAAGACATTACTGGGAGGTAGAGTGGGACCAGAAAGGAGGATGTAATATCGGACTGTCCTATCCCAGTATAGAAAGAAAAGGACAGCAGTCTAGTATTAGATGTAATGATAAATCTTGGTGTCTGGTTATGTCTGATGCAGGATGTGAAGCGTATCACCGCTCAGTCGGATTTCCCCTCAGtgtagatagaacatgtcctagactTGGGGTCTTCTTAGACTATGAGGCCGGGCGTCTGTCCTTCTATCAGCTGTGTGACCCCATCAGACACTTACACACCTTCACCGCCTCCTTCTCTCAACCCCTACATGTTGTCTTCTGTGTGTGGCCtggagcctctgttagaataatAAGCTGA